The sequence below is a genomic window from bacterium.
TACGCGCCGCAACAGGGAGATCAGAGGGGGCCTTGCTAGACCCCGTCGCGGCGCGTAGCGCCCCTCCCACGGGGGAAGTAGATTTTGTCTTCCCGCAGGCAATCCGGCCACGGCTCAAAAAGGCGACCGCCAGAAACAGCAGGACCGCAGGCAACAGGAAAATCTGATAGCGCTCCACATAGCGACGCTGCGAGGATTCCTCAAGATCACGGGCGGAAATCCGGCTTAAATGATTCCGGTACAGATCTCCCAGCTTGACGTTGGCCAGGCCCACGGGAACATACGCCCCGCCGGTCGCTTCGGCCATCTCACGCAACAACGCGTTGTTCAGCTTTGACACCACTTCCTGTCCCTGGTAATTCAGCGTCTCTTTTTTATTGGCCACCGACGGAATCGGCGCGCCTTCACTGCTCCCGAAGCCCACGGTAAACAAGGCGACCCCTTTTTCCTTCGCCTTATTCGCGGCCTCCAGCGCCTTCCCGGCCAGATCATCCCCATCCGTGATCAGGACAATGGCCTTGTGCGATCCCTCCTCATCGCCGAAATTTTGCAGGGCCTCCACGACCGCCCCGCCGATATCGGTCTCCCCGGCAGGCGCCGAATCCACCCCCACCCCTTCCAGCGTCTGGGCCATATACCCATAATCCGTGGTCAGGGGGCACAACAGAACGGGACGGCCACGGAACGCCAGCAGCCCGACCCGGTCGCCACGCAGTTCCTTCACCAGATCCAGGAGATCCACCTTGGCCCGCCCCAGACGGCTGGGGTGAACATCCCGGGCCAACATGGAGCGAGAGACATCAAGCACTACCATCAAATCCCGGCCTCGCTGATAGACCGTCTCCTCCTGCATTCCCCACTGCGGACGGGCCGCCGCCAGCAGGGACAGCACCAGTCCCGCCATGAACAGAGACAGCTGCCACACGCGCCGGGTGGCCGCCGGGGCGGGCGCCAACTTGACCGCCATCGCCGACGAGACAAATAACTGACCGGCCACCCGGCGGCCGGCCAGGATATGCCATGCCACTCCAATGACCGGCACGAGCCAGATCAGAAAGAGAATCCAGGGATATTGGAATTGCAGATTCATAGGATGTTTTTGCCTAAGCCGGCGTTCAGCACCGTTCCCGTCACCAGCAAGACCAGACCCGCCAGCAGGAACGCCGGAAAATGCTCGTCATATTTGTTGAACAGCTCCGTGTTGATCGTCGTTTTTTCAAGTTTGTTGATCGCCGCCAGCGTCTGCTCCAGCCCTTTGGCATCCGTCACATTGAAGTATTGTCCACCAGTCGTCGCGGCCACCGAACGAAGCTGGTCCTCATCCAACCGCACCTCGGCATAGCCGACCGTCTGACGCCCGAACATGTCGCGGGCCAGAAACGGCGCCCGCCCCGTGGTTCCGATCCCGATGCTGTAGATCTTGACCCCCATCGTTTTGGCGGCCTTGGCGGCTTCTTCGGGCTTGATCAGGCCGGTATTGGATTCGCCATCCGACAGCAACACCATGATCCGTGACTTCACGCCGGCTTCGTCCAGTCGGGCACACCCCGTGGCCAGCGCGTCCCCGATGGCCGTCAGCATCTCCTCCTGGTTCAGCAGCTGGCCTTCCTTGCTGAATTGTTCGCGGGCAATCTCCACGCCCTGCAGACTATGCAGCAGGGCGGCATGATCGAGCGTCAGCGGAACCCGGCTGGAAGCAAATCCGCCGAAGGTTACCAAGCCGATCAGGTCGCCCGGCCGCTTCTCAACGAACTTGGCAAACGTCTCCTTCACGACATCCAGGCGGGTCCGTTGCTTATCGGAAGTGGCAAAGTCCAGCGCCTGCATGGAGCCGGAACAGTCCACCACCATCTGGATCGCAATGGCATCCGACTTGCGTATCGTCCTTGAAAAAATGGTCTGGGGCCGGGCCAGGGCGACAATCAGAAGGGCCAGTCCGGCAAGGACCAGCAGGGGCGCCAGGGGTTGAAGGCGCGTCCGCCACGTCGCCCGGTTGACCGGCAGC
It includes:
- a CDS encoding VWA domain-containing protein; its protein translation is MHLGSPYYLLLFLALAAAGWFVLRRQVRQALLFSAFQRLPVNRATWRTRLQPLAPLLVLAGLALLIVALARPQTIFSRTIRKSDAIAIQMVVDCSGSMQALDFATSDKQRTRLDVVKETFAKFVEKRPGDLIGLVTFGGFASSRVPLTLDHAALLHSLQGVEIAREQFSKEGQLLNQEEMLTAIGDALATGCARLDEAGVKSRIMVLLSDGESNTGLIKPEEAAKAAKTMGVKIYSIGIGTTGRAPFLARDMFGRQTVGYAEVRLDEDQLRSVAATTGGQYFNVTDAKGLEQTLAAINKLEKTTINTELFNKYDEHFPAFLLAGLVLLVTGTVLNAGLGKNIL